A segment of the Necator americanus strain Aroian chromosome IV, whole genome shotgun sequence genome:
tttcataacTCTTGTTGCTGGTTTTATAATAACCTTACTCAATATCTTTTGAGGTAAAAGATGCGACCGAAGCTTTGGAAATTCGGCAGGCCATACCGAGTTACAAATGTTGTGAAGAGCATAAAAGACTATCAGAGGAAAATGTTTCATTGCGGCAGCAACTTGAACAAGTCATATGTGATACAAAGGGGAAAGTTGCTGAGGTATTTCATTTCTTGCATATAAAATACTTTGTACGAAGTAGAAACTGGTATCTGAAAAGGATACGATCTCAATTTGCCATTAGAATCCAATTATTCACTCATTTGCTCATATCAACCATCGACTTTAGAAATATCAGTCACGCTATGACGAAATTTGGatagaaacagagaaaaatatgcaagagtttttgaaattgaaactaTATAGGTTGAGAACCTACGGCATTGTCTTCAAGAAAGccaaaaagaaatggacgtccTAAAGGAGAAGGTCAGACGCTACCGCATGGTAAGAAATCGAAGGCggcatttcacttttttttgacaaaaatttctttgaagcaAAAGGTGAACGGCATCCAATACGTGGACGAGTTGAAGGAGACGATTGCCAAGAACGAAGGAGAGCTAAAAGTTGCAAGGAAAAGAGAGGCGTCGCTCATTGAGGAATTAAGACAAGTAAAATACATTACAACATTTGATCTAGGATGAGTTTGTTACATTTACGTATAGAACTAGTCcgtaaagaagaaatttcgcAGGAACAGTGAGGCTAGTGTCCGATCCACTcttctggaaagaaatcaTTACAAAACAAATGTCTTGTAATTCAGGCAAAAAAAGCGAGAGCCGAGTTGGAAATGTTCTGTGGAGAAAATCAAATGTTTAGAGCGTGCTCAAATGGGTGAGTTTTGTGGCTTTTGTGGAGCATTCATGTTACGTATACGCCTCATCACTTTTCTTTCAGTCTTGCGACAAAGAAGAAGTCAGAAGAAAAGACACCACTGTATGAAGAACCAGCGTGTAAGCAACAGTGAGGAAAATTTCGTCGCAGCATCCGCACCTTCTTCTACAGTACCTACCCTCAAGGGAAAATGTATTTATGATGTGAATTTTAGGGCCTTATTTCAAATGATCTCTTCATGTTTTGACACAACTGTGGATTTTATATTTGATATATTGTAACATTGAATGTGcatgtaaaatttgaaattaaatgtCAAGCGAAATGTTTTGGTTGCGGTTGCATACACCACATCATTGTAGCGTGAAGAAGTACGCATGAATGAAGTACATATAGTTCGGTTAAAATTTCTGCGAATAGATGAGTCGTCCAGGAGCATGGTCTCGTGTGATGacaaatttttggaagtaCCTCCGAAAAGATTGGTCTACTAAGGTAGTTTTTGGTTTCACTCAGAGTTCCTCGCTTTGATATTTTCCAATTGAGGATTCTGTTAAGTGGATAGTGTAGCTTTCCCATCTTActagttttcttctcttctgcacTTTCAATACCACAGCGTTTTTAGCATTACATTGGAGAGGATGCAGCTGGCCATCGTTATTATGAAATCCACAATACTCGTCAGAACGTGGCACGGTTAGTAGTTGTTCGTGATTTGTGAAGGCTGGCTGGCTTGCCATTATTCTAacaattcttgtttttgtttcgtaTCTAGAGGGTACTAATTCTGGTAATTGTATGTTTGTGTCTAAGTGCTGTTGTTTCTCAGGGAGAGTTtggttctttcttcatttttacttttcttgacACAACTAAGGCATATGATTGATTtgctgtcaattttttttttcggacacAATTTGGATTAGCATTACTTCAGCTTCAAATCAGAAGACACTTCTAGTGTTtattcattaaaggcatcaccccacgaatctagagtggtacggatttccggttgagtattcgcatacaggatcgtagattattgagataagggtgattccgccaatttcttcctaattgctgtagaaaacggcccggaagatattgCTTGGAGCGGTCCGGCGCACTGTTTTCcccaaggagttcgattggagcgcgccaaccttgtgcacgcgcgcaaggccgtttttacggcaattaggaagaaatggacggaatcacatccctctccataatctactatcccgtgtacaaataatccacctgaaatcctcagattcgtggcatgcgtGGTATAATAGATTGACCCAAAATCGGTCAAGAGAGGTGTCAATCGACGCTGTTCTGTTTTAACCTAAGAGGAAGAAGCGTAAAATTAAGAGTTGCTATTATTAAAAACATTCTTCCACACAACATTCAAATTTTAGTGTCATGTTGTTTGGGTACACATGTACTGTACTGCTAACACTGCAGAACTGATAATACTTTTCATACTTGTAACTGATTCACGTCTATCGTTGATTTCCGACTTTAGCCTAGGCACCGATGAGGGCAAATGGCGCAGTCATCATCAAATTTTACGCCCTTTTTCCTTTAGTAAGAGATGTGAATAATTAGCAATTTTGAAGAATCGTTATACGTAAGGAGTTAAGCTTAGGCTGTGCATTTTTGCTGCTCAAAAGTGGTCGTGTTCTCTACTGCTCAGTTCTTCTCCCAAGtctctttttatgttttctttctattctttctatttttttttcaaatccttgCTAGCGACATCAAGCTTATGTTCTTTGTGGACCAGAAAATATCCACTAATTACCACTACTCGATCTTGTGTCAAATCCGCATGCATAAGTTACTCCCTCTTTTGggaacttctttctttcctttccatcATGTAAGAGTTCTTTTTCGGAGGTGAAATAGTTTTGGGCGTGTTTTTGCAATGATATTGTGTTGTATTATACTAATTCTTGCGtgtacaagtctgattgctacctgcacatGGAGAGCCTTCTTTCATTAAACACAATCAGGCATTCGAGTGTACGCGTTttgaacgtacgagctatatatcTTACACAGTTATACTACTGTAATCAAATTTAAAGATGACTTTGTTTGTAAATTTAATATTCTATGTTTATTCTTCCAAATTAATTTTGCATCTTCAGCGTAATCGCCCTCCGACAAAATACACTTATACCAACGTTCTTTCCAATTCTCGAAACAGTTGCTAAACTCGATTTCCGAAGTGGGCTTCAGCTCACGCAGCGATTCACGTGAATCTCTGTTATGGAATTGGAACACTATCCCCATAGTGGTCTTTTTAGTTTCTTGAATGGCCAGAAGTTACGGGGCTATATCAGTAATAGTAATGAGGCAATAATATCAGTTGTTGTAAAGGTCgccaaatttatttttagttgtttacAAAAGACAAACGTAACTATAAAACTAATGGAGGTAACATGATACATGAGATCATGAAATTTGACACTGACGTCAATGAGACCACTATTAATCACTGAACCTGAATGCGTatgatttgctttttttttttcgtgatcgGGGCATTGAGATCACAAAATTCGCCTCACAAAAACGCTAACTATGgtagggtcaagacgacatgaaccacgatgcaattgcgtatgcaGCTCCAcacgaggcggtgcggtgaagcgtagcggttaggagcgtgcTGGAACCTTTGCTCGCACTACCCATCGCTACAGTTTCTgatagtcccacctcggttccaactgctgtttccgccgcgccgtttcgatcgcgtacgcaaatgccccgtgcttcatgccgttttgacccgactatatgtgcGATCACAAAAAGTGGGGCGGAAATCCAATTCCTACAAATTGAAGTCTTTGTGGAGATATCTTGacatcagaagaaaaacgaaactaacaaaaaagagCCTTCTTGGTTCCGCAACTATGAAGGATGGTAATTGTGGAAAGTCAAGTGAAAACATCCGTAAACTAAGATCTCGCGGGTTTCTAAGGATCAAAACTAATGTCAATGCACTTGCAAACACTACATAGTCTTACTCGCTGACTattataagaaagaaaaaaaaaactgagaattaaaagtaaaggaaggtgctagcaagggtcctcccACGATCCTtaccgttacgctccaccgtgtcgcttcgaacgcagccgcttacgcaactgcaccgtgcttcatgttatGTATATAGTAAAAATTCGGTAGACAATATAATAAAAACTCGGTGAAATTCGTccctcttctctttttgctttttatttttggctttcattatttttacgtATAACGGGGTTATTTAATCCTAACATTCCTTTAGTGTTATCGCTTCTCTTGCTCCTAGGAAGAGCCTTGTATCCTAATTTCAGAGAAGTCATTTTCTGTCCTGATTTTTGTGTAGTAGTGTGTAATTAGCATTTGTTGTAATTGGATGCATAGTGAAATTTCAATTGCGTTCTAGGAGTTCATGGCCAACTATGCAGTGTTACAGAAAAAGTGGCGTAGAAATAAAGCTCTTGCAAGCTAAACCCTTCGAGGAGATGCTCCGAAATTAGTAGAAAGTTTTAAAGTAGGCAAAGTGTTTTCTTGGTATTACGTCCTGGAATCAGGAGAAACCATTGAACCAGCAAAGTGTTTCCTCTGTGTTAAGTGCTTTAATTTACTTGCAAATGTAAGGAAATATATTGCAAATTATCTTGTCGTTATCAAATATACCGCAAAAGTGTTTGAGATTAATCCAGTTTGTTTTAGTGGATACGACCCACCTCCCAATAATCCAACTTCTCAACCAAGTGTTGAGTGGCAGTCGTGGCTGAAAGGCGCAAGAAGGTTCCCACCGTCAGAAGAGGAGATTAAACTCAATCGAGTGAAAGAACAGGTTTGTTACGGTTtgagttgctttttttcgcaCTCCTGCGATTTGTGTGGGTTTATTTTCATAATCGAAtcctccacttttttctcttccgatTTCTCTGATATTGTCTTGGATATGAGTGTGCAATGAACTCTTGTGTTGCCCTTTCTTCCTCTGTTATCGATGGATTTTCAAGAGCATCTTAGTAGGAAGTCGCCTCTTTTTGTTCCACTTCtcttaaatgaaataattagaCGGGAATTTGTAATGCTTAGATTTGATACTAGTGGCaacaagtcagtttttttttaagggatCAAAATCATTGGGTAGTTATGTGCATTTTGAacgggtgcgggacaagaggtacccgtgaaaaccggctgaccgctctgtcctcccttcggcaccgcgcgcctccgcgtaataacggctgccgctccaccagctagacattcttcgcgaccgcctgagatcacctacaccccgcctccctattgctctaatcaacgccgcgcgcgacgttcgcgccgcgacgaagcggtggatagtgcgaattttgaaggggggagtgaagaacgaattgccgaggcgaattctgatgtacggatatagtaaactaagcgcatattattgggaataaagggagaataagtaaaattatttcaaaaagatgctgcagggaaaagaataacacgcatatattttcaaacatctcataatttaacacatttcatgccctaagttttctatataaactagcagtgcataagtatgtgtttgtcacgatgtcattcaacgaattcgttttcaactttcaactgcggcagttataataacagcaacattatgcgcttattactttgtatacattctttaactcctttctacattttaccttttcaaaattttacatagatataatgtttatgtatagaagtattgaaatataccaatatttgacatatttcaatacttgcttgtacgtcttatacagttttatataacagACCTTTGTATggctcttcaaacttctttcgttttatcgctccatttctatctattctctgcataaaatcaatatgacaggttagctgtattagtggcgaacagagacctttgtatcttcgagatatacctttaggtacagtgtatgtctgcgaggcattattcgcgcctcgttaatcgttggatgccagttttacccagctagataaacaaaaggaaatcattagagggaaaaaaaagtaaaaaaaagatagcataacaccgatcagtgagacattttttgaaagatatctcgcattcccagaaatggatgagtgttttccacctaacagtCGGAcggataatttcttttcactcgcatttctaatggcatatcactttacaaacctatttcttcttcctttttttatattagttacagcacactttatgtagaccttcaaacaacatctaataccaggtactttcttTCCGTTCGATTTAAAGCGCACCATAAGAAAAGCGCGGCggaaaaaatcgtcgtaagagtggcagacgcggcgaaatgggtgggggggtggcgtgggcggggcgtcttgaagacgtagcacggGAGCAACCGGCTACTTGCGATCTGACGGTATCGGAGACGCGCGCATTACGACgtttagcctcctggatacgcgggcACATCTCGGTCCTTTGACCGTTCCCCATTTTGAAcgatttattttccatttcattactTTCACTACTTTTATTAAGTCATTTATAATGCatcatatttattcaattttcaatgGTTTTATCTCATGTCGACAGCTGAATGTAAATAGTGGGTACGATTTTCCACGATTTGAGCTAGCGAAGCGAACCCGACATCATCAGGCATAGTTTAGAGCAGTAAGAAAATGCCATCTCGCCCACCATCAGGATTATCTCAGCGAGGATGCTAGAACTAACAAAGAACTAACTAACGAATGAGATCTTCTTATCACTTATTTTGGCTTGTGTGCCTTCATTATAGCTAAACTATTTTCGCTGCACAGGTTTCAAGCCCTTCTCAATCATTTGTTCAGATATTGCACATTTATAACATatctactattttatttcaaagacaGGTATTAGGACCCCTCGTGACCCCCCTCTTGTGATTTCTTGTTGGGAAAGTCGTAAAAATACTTGACGTTGATGATAAATGATGAACAATGCAACTGTCATCAGTTAATAAAAAGTGACAGTGATgggacagaaaaagaaagccgCTATCGGTTTTGTTGTGATTGATTTGTTTGACAGAACACTGCAAACAAACTCGACGTGtggttttttgttctctttgctTTTCTGTCCTCTGTTCAGTTGACGTACTCTCTTTTTCCATCTGAAGGACCTTTTTTAATGTGAAGACCGTGTCCTAGGTCGTTCATCTTTCAGTTTGTTTCACTGTCAGTTAATACGCACCAAACTGCAATTAGTAGATATCCGAATCGAATCTAGTTTCTGAATTCGAGGCATTTATTGGTATTAAATTGTGTAAAGCTTCGAATTGTGTTTACTATGCTCTTCAAAAGTTTGTTGCGTTGATggttccttttctctttttgataCTGAACATTTTCTTCCCATTATCATGTGAAAACTAGGGTTCGCGTAGTTTGAAATCAATTTCTGGCTTCAACGTTCAATGTATATTGATCACAACATTCGCAAGTGGCTTCATATAGCATTCAAAAGCTCAATCTACTAGAGTTACATCGTGCGGTTTCAAAACTCCGATTGGGATTGCACTCGTGTTTCGACGCGTTTTCGAAAGAGGGGCGTTTGAAGGGGTTCATTTGCGGCGTTTAATCAAACTTTGTATATTGAAGTGATATGTATATATCCGAAAGATATAGTCGAGTCGAAACTACCTGAAGCAGGTAGCAGTTGGAAAAAGGGCTGCGCTAGAAGCGAGCGGTTGTGGTGGCGGTTGTGAGCGGCTCACACTGCTCGGTTGACCATGCTGTATGTGCGTCTTGATGGGTCCTGCGTTAGAAATGAACATTCCACTTCACGTCGCTTGATTTCGACTTTCATAATGAAGATGTTTGttatcacaaaaaaatgtaggTAAACGATTTAGATGCGAGGTTGTAGGTGGACATGGGAAGGTCTAGCAGTCTTTCTGTAAGGTACAAACAGTTTGTATCGGAGCAGGTGAGTTGTAAACTGTGACTTCGTAAAAGTTTCTTTTAATAGGTGCTCACGAAGAAATAATAGAGAATTGGTAACGCTTTAGCGTAGCGGCGCTCTACTAGACGCTAGAGAAAGCTTGTAGTTCGACTCAAAGGTTACCACCATTCATGAGAATTCGTTCAAGATCATGCACTTTTCAGTGCGCGAGCAAAAATAGAGATTTTTCCAAAGAGACTAGAAGATCTCAAAAACAGCGATTTGACAGTCTTAAAGTGCAAACCTTCCTCTATAAAATGCCACCCAAAGTATTTCTCTAGGTCCTCTTATCGCGAAGTTATTCGCAATCTTtcgaatttaaaattttattaaatccACTCTCAAACTGCTGAAAATTACTCATAATCAAACTCTTCATATTTTAGAATTAGTTTCAAAATTCTATCTCttgtgcaaaaatttgactttctATTGTCTCTCTCATtgtcatttctcattttcaaatcTCTCATTGTCTTATTTTCAACACATTGTGCATTGCCAAAACGAAATGTTACTGTCCTAAGCCTGGAACTTAATAaacaatattttgtaatgtgtgtaattatttaatactgggtaatattttgtcctggttATTATGCCATCCTCCATTTATTACTTCCCAGCAAACAAGCGTTTACGATCTCCTTCCTTTGCAACCCTCTCTCTTTATGACCCACCAATGGGAAAATCACATCAAACGGTCGACCCTGCTGATCACTTGCTGGGCTTGTATATGTACagcaccttaaaggcatcaccccacgaatctgaggtggtgtagatttcaggtggagtattcgtatacaggatgggagactacggagaggggggtgattccgtccatttcttcctaattgccgtaaaattcctaattcctaattgccgtacggcttcattcgttttggcgcaccattttgtacaagaggttcgattggagcgcgccaatctTGTGcgccgccgcatcttccgggtcgttttttacggcaattagcaagaaatggactaaatcacctccctctccgtagtctcccatcccgtatacgaatactccacctgaaatctgcatcacttTAATAGTACAACTACAGCTGCAGAGGAGACAATAATCGGCTTTCCAGGCACAGTTAGCAGAAAATGAAGCCACCGAGAGACGGGCCCCACATGTAGCCACTAAAGAAGTGCCAACGCAGGATAGGCCTGCATCATTTCCCCAATACGAGGATATGGAATCTGCTCCTGGAGCTAAGAAGAGTGGCTAGATGAATATCCAGTTTGTCCTTCTACTTTTTCATGGTATTGTAGAAAACGAACAGGAAATATAAGACCTGTAACGGCTCATTACTAGGATAGcagtggaaaatttttgactCAGTTGTCTTTCTGGACTGATTTGCTTAGCAGtgtggataaaaataaaagatgcaGTTGTGAAGCAAAGCAAAGGAAGTGCTAAcacttattttgaattttatgctTTGtttgaaacagaaacaaaaataattcgggtaacggtcaagaggtacccgtatgatgtgctgCTACAGGAAGTTAATGAGGATCGACATTTGCACCGCCCGGCTTCTGACATAAGTATGTCAAGAGACGCATTTATGTCAGGGGCCGCGTTAGGAGCCTGGTTGCTCCTCTCGTGCTACATGTTGCTGACGCCCCGCCCATTTTGTCGCGTCCGCACATCTAACGATGCggttttgaaaataacaaaaaagaaagtgccTCATAATGGAAGTTGCTTGAACCTTTAGATAAGGTAGAATTGTTTAAAGAGTTAATATAGGTAAGATGAAGTTAACTAAGGTgaataaattttcttattctcctGTTCTGATTCGTTAAATTGAAACCACCCATCCATCCGTGAAAATATAAGTGATGGTTTAGAAAATGCTCTAAAAATCGATGTTTTACTGAACTTCCTTCCTGTGACGCGACCTCACAGATATGCTTTGTACCAAAAGGCATATCTTGAAGATGCAGTGGTGTCTGTTCGCCGTTTATACACCTGAGTGGTCATACTGATTTTActcagagaatagatagaaatgaagaaataaagtgTTGTAGAAACAAGTTCAAAGAATTACGTGGTAGAAAGAAGTTCAAAGAATTATATGAAGTTTTGTTGGATGGAACGTACAAACAACTAGTAGATTGATATGCGCTGATATAGACATTTTATCCATATAAAAATTGACATAGCATTGAtctaaatagttttttttcagctataTTAATGGACATTTGCCGGCAAAATTTAGTTATTGCTAGCGTCgttatgtttttgttgtaatttttATATATCCTTATTTTTCATGTGTGGAGCTCCTCAAATGAGGTGAATGCAGGTCACGATGGCACTTATTACTCTTTGATATGCCTTTGATGATATATCTATCAATTGGATAAAAGGATCTTCTCGTTCTTCGACAATATCAACCAACGTCGCGCGCGGTGTTCGTTCGAGGGTAGGAGGGAGGCGGGTCTAGGTGGTCCCAGGTAGTAGTTACGGGTGTTATAATTAATGGTTTAATGGTTTTCCATCAGTTGGCGGCTGCTCAGCTGATGGAAAATGCACCAGtaattatgtattattatttgtattatgtATTGTGTAACTATGCGAAGGCGCGCGGCACTGCAGGCAGGTCAGCAACAGTCAGCCGATTTTCGCGGTTACCTCTTATTCGCAGCCAAATAATTCGAAACTGTATTTCCGTGTCGAGACGACCCTTTGCCGACACTAATACAACATACGATAcaacatttatttaatttcataCTCATGCTTCCTTGAGTTGACAACATTGCTTCGTTAATTGGCTTTATTTAGTTTGGAAAATGAAGCTAAGGCGTCCCCATCGAGCGAGTGGTTTTAGGAAAAGTCAAAAGAATTCGTCTCGAGTTTAGATCTtaattacttttctttcattttaagTGATTGTTGGTGTTAA
Coding sequences within it:
- a CDS encoding hypothetical protein (NECATOR_CHRIV.G14418.T1), with translation MSRPGAWSRVMTNFWKYLRKDWSTKHYIGEDAAGHRYYEIHNTRQNVARGYDPPPNNPTSQPSVEWQSWLKGARRFPPSEEEIKLNRVKEQAQLAENEATERRAPHVATKEVPTQDRPASFPQYEDMESAPGAKKSG